The DNA sequence CCTGGCCTACGAGCCCGAGGCCTGACCGGCTCCGCCGGGGTGGCCTGAGCCGCGGTGCACCTGGTCGAGCCACACCAGGTGCACCCGCCGCACGGCCACGTCGCCGGTGCTGATCTCGAACAGCGCTCGCGCACGTTCAGCGCTGTCGGCGCTGAGCCGGAAACCACCTTCGACCGAGTCGGCTTCGGCACGGTCGGCGTAGGCGAGCCCGTATCCGGCGACCCGCGCGTCCTCCGCCTCGCCGTACTCCTCCACGATGGCGAACAGCCGTGGTGCGTCCTCCCGTGCCACTTCGTGCATGAGGTTCGCCCTCACGCAGAACCGGTTGCGATCGGTGCGCGACTTCTCCGAGGCGGGGACCAAAGCAGCGCCGCAGACGTCGATCGTGGTGCAACTGTCGGCTCAGGCGGCGAAGGCGGCAGCGCGCATGGGGCAGCGCGACGACGTCCACCGCATCCTCGATGAGGGTTATCGCGTCCTGGGTCGACACGAACACCCGGCCCGGCCGGAGAACCACTTCGTCATCGACCCGCAGAAGTGGGACTTCTACGCCATGGACTGCTACCGCCTGGTCGGTGAAGACAGGCAGGCCGCCGACCACGCCCGTGAAGTGCTTCGCATCTCACGCCGCCCGGATGGCACCGACAGCAGTCCGATGCGGGCGACCGAAGCACGGCTGACCCTCGCGGTGGTGGCGCTGCGGCAGGGCGATCCGGACGCGGCGGCCGAGTGGACCCGCGAGGCGCTCGACGCGCCGCGCAAGTCGGTCGACGCGCTGCTGATGGTGGCCGAGGAGGTGAAGCGGGAACTGCGGCGGCTGTTCCCGAACGACCCGGCGTCACGGGCGATCACCGATCCGATCAACCAGGCGTGGTCGGAGTTGCAGCGGACGTAGGTCTGCCGGACGGTCGGCGCACGTGTGCCCCACCGCCCACAACGGGCGACGGGGCACAGCGGGCCAGGTCTCGTGGTCAGGCGGCGGAACGGTCGTCCGGCAGGCGGCGGCGCAGGCGTGGGTCGTGGATCGGTGGGGTGCGGTAGTCCATGTCGAGGGCGCCGACGTTCGAGCCGGGCGGCACGATGGTGTCGATCCGGTCGAGGACGTCGTCGCCCAGCACCGTGTCCACGCCCGCGAGCAGGTCGTCCAGGTGTTCCATGGTGCGCGGGCCGATGATCGCGGACGTGACGCCGGGGTGGGCGATCGCGAAGGCCATCGCCAGGTGGGTCAGGGACAGACCGGCGTCCTCGGCGACGGGGACGAGCCGCTCGACCACGTCGAGGCGGCGTTCGTCGGTCATGTGCTTGAAGCGGGCCCGGCGGCTCTCGACGCCCATGCCCTTGCGGAAGCGGCCGGTGAGCAGGCCCTGGGCGAGCGGGCTCCAGACCAGCGTGCCCATGCCGTAGCGCTCGCAGACGGGCAGCACCTCGTTCTCGATCCGCCGGTCGAGGATCGAGTAGGGTGGTTGCTCGGTGCGGAACCGGACCAGGCCGCGCCGTTCGGCGACCCACTGCGCCTCCACGATGTCGGAGGCGGGGAACGTGGACGTGCCGATCGCCCGGACCTTGCCGGCGCGGACGAGGTCGGTGAGGGCCGACAGCGTCTCCTCCACGTCGGTGTC is a window from the Saccharothrix saharensis genome containing:
- a CDS encoding tetratricopeptide repeat protein, with the translated sequence MRFALTQNRLRSVRDFSEAGTKAAPQTSIVVQLSAQAAKAAARMGQRDDVHRILDEGYRVLGRHEHPARPENHFVIDPQKWDFYAMDCYRLVGEDRQAADHAREVLRISRRPDGTDSSPMRATEARLTLAVVALRQGDPDAAAEWTREALDAPRKSVDALLMVAEEVKRELRRLFPNDPASRAITDPINQAWSELQRT
- a CDS encoding aldo/keto reductase — encoded protein: MKYRTLGRTGIKVSPYCLGAMMFGAAGNPDHDDSVRIIHKALDAGVNFVDTADIYSHGESEEVVGKALKGRRDDVVLATKAHLPMGEDPNRQGNSRRWLVRALDDSLRRLGTDHVDLYQVHRPAPDTDVEETLSALTDLVRAGKVRAIGTSTFPASDIVEAQWVAERRGLVRFRTEQPPYSILDRRIENEVLPVCERYGMGTLVWSPLAQGLLTGRFRKGMGVESRRARFKHMTDERRLDVVERLVPVAEDAGLSLTHLAMAFAIAHPGVTSAIIGPRTMEHLDDLLAGVDTVLGDDVLDRIDTIVPPGSNVGALDMDYRTPPIHDPRLRRRLPDDRSAA